A single Candidatus Bathyanammoxibius amoris DNA region contains:
- a CDS encoding extracellular solute-binding protein — MGKYFVTLIFLTVFSSLSKVEVVGQEVVVYTSVDRLFSGPVLKDFEGESGIKVKAIFDTEEAKSTGIVNRLIAERSNPQADVFWSGDPVRPILLEKRGMLEPYKSPNARDIPDIYKDEKGYWTGFSARVRAIIYNKNLVKPKEIPKSIFDFLKPRWSGRVAIANPLFGTTTIHAAALFVILGDEEATQFFEALKANDVRIVSSNGEVRRLVSRGEVAAGITDTDDVNVAMLEGAPVGMIYPDQEGMGALLMPNMVCMIKNGPNPENAKRLLDFLLSAEVEEKLAHAECVQIPLRPWVTGPENIVTIRDIEESEVDYREVANKLEEIYPYLKKWSGY, encoded by the coding sequence ATGGGAAAGTATTTTGTCACGCTAATTTTTCTGACAGTTTTCTCGAGCTTGTCAAAGGTAGAAGTAGTGGGTCAGGAAGTGGTGGTCTATACCTCTGTGGACAGACTCTTTTCGGGGCCTGTCCTTAAAGACTTTGAGGGGGAAAGTGGTATTAAGGTAAAAGCAATCTTTGATACTGAGGAGGCAAAAAGTACCGGTATAGTCAACCGCCTCATTGCCGAGAGAAGTAACCCGCAGGCGGATGTATTCTGGAGCGGCGACCCTGTCAGGCCAATACTCCTGGAGAAAAGGGGTATGCTAGAACCTTACAAATCTCCTAATGCCAGAGATATACCTGACATATACAAGGATGAGAAAGGTTATTGGACGGGTTTTTCTGCCAGGGTACGAGCAATTATTTATAATAAAAACTTGGTAAAACCCAAAGAAATACCAAAATCTATATTCGATTTTCTAAAGCCTAGGTGGTCAGGTCGGGTGGCTATAGCAAATCCCCTTTTTGGTACCACAACCATCCATGCAGCCGCACTCTTTGTGATCCTGGGAGACGAAGAGGCCACGCAGTTTTTTGAGGCGTTAAAGGCCAATGATGTCAGGATAGTTTCCTCTAATGGTGAGGTGAGGAGGCTAGTGTCAAGAGGTGAGGTGGCGGCAGGTATAACCGATACAGATGATGTCAATGTGGCTATGCTGGAAGGCGCTCCCGTAGGTATGATCTATCCTGACCAGGAAGGTATGGGGGCGCTTCTAATGCCCAATATGGTCTGCATGATAAAGAATGGGCCAAATCCGGAGAATGCAAAAAGACTATTAGATTTCCTGCTCAGCGCAGAGGTAGAGGAAAAGCTTGCTCATGCAGAATGTGTGCAGATACCCCTCCGTCCCTGGGTTACGGGACCAGAAAACATAGTCACTATTAGGGATATAGAGGAATCCGAGGTAGATTACAGAGAAGTAGCCAATAAGCTGGAAGAGATATACCCATATCTAAAAAAGTGGTCCGGCTATTGA
- a CDS encoding ethylbenzene dehydrogenase-related protein translates to MIKFVISVVVLSHLCFQYGWSAEITPPVLESSYTKTPPIIDGKMDEIWEKANPLTVMVREAIGGGDPKPVVLRALHTNDAFYVMAQWPDDTRDDLRDPYVWNDEKKDYERPSNPDDQFAIEFPMTGDFVVSMLTLVHEYTADVWHWKAGRGNPVGWVDDKRHIISQKPIRGGHEYSMGGHGKVYIARILDGGTSSYHLKSKPIAFKGKLVDSFEHRQPTGSLADVLGKGTHDGKKWTLELSRKFNTGHNDDAVIDSTKDNICAIAVLDDELYWEHSVSPEAITLRFVGGTEDPLWSFDKESVGKLPKGFSNQVTGMGNLGCWEIIEDETALTPPHVLAQTSNENSGYHFNLAVIENTDYGDLELEVKFKAVSGDEDQGGGPIWRYQDPDNYYVARANPLENNFRVYKVVNGNRKQLDSAHLKVTPGEWHTIKIINNGDKILCCYDDRFYLEVKDNTFEKGKIGLWTKADSITYFDNLVVKALE, encoded by the coding sequence ATGATAAAATTTGTAATATCAGTAGTTGTTCTTTCACACCTGTGTTTTCAATATGGATGGAGCGCTGAGATTACGCCTCCCGTTTTGGAGTCCTCTTATACAAAGACGCCACCAATTATAGACGGGAAGATGGATGAGATTTGGGAAAAAGCTAACCCCCTCACTGTTATGGTGAGGGAAGCTATAGGAGGTGGTGACCCAAAACCGGTAGTCCTTCGTGCCCTTCATACCAATGATGCCTTTTATGTAATGGCTCAATGGCCTGATGACACCAGGGATGACTTGCGGGATCCGTATGTCTGGAACGACGAGAAGAAAGACTATGAACGGCCATCGAACCCTGATGATCAGTTTGCCATAGAATTTCCCATGACAGGGGACTTCGTCGTTTCTATGTTGACATTGGTTCACGAGTACACTGCAGATGTATGGCACTGGAAGGCTGGACGTGGTAACCCCGTGGGTTGGGTGGACGATAAGCGACACATTATCAGTCAGAAACCAATCCGTGGTGGGCACGAATACTCAATGGGTGGACATGGAAAGGTCTATATCGCACGTATTCTGGATGGGGGAACGTCTTCCTACCACTTGAAATCCAAACCAATAGCCTTTAAGGGTAAGTTAGTAGATTCCTTTGAACATCGTCAGCCTACCGGCAGCCTGGCGGATGTTCTCGGTAAAGGAACGCATGACGGAAAGAAATGGACACTGGAGTTGTCGCGCAAGTTCAATACAGGTCACAATGATGACGCTGTAATTGATTCAACCAAAGATAACATCTGCGCTATTGCTGTTCTCGACGACGAACTCTACTGGGAACACTCGGTCTCCCCGGAGGCAATTACTTTACGATTTGTTGGTGGAACTGAAGACCCATTATGGAGTTTTGATAAAGAAAGCGTTGGGAAGTTACCTAAAGGATTTTCAAATCAGGTAACTGGTATGGGAAATCTTGGCTGTTGGGAAATAATTGAGGATGAAACTGCCCTTACCCCGCCTCATGTATTAGCACAGACCTCAAATGAAAACTCTGGCTATCACTTCAACTTAGCTGTGATCGAAAATACAGATTATGGTGACCTTGAACTAGAAGTGAAGTTCAAGGCTGTATCAGGAGATGAAGACCAAGGGGGTGGCCCAATCTGGCGTTATCAAGACCCTGATAACTACTATGTTGCCCGGGCCAATCCTTTAGAAAATAACTTCCGGGTTTACAAAGTGGTAAATGGTAATCGCAAGCAACTAGACTCAGCGCATCTAAAAGTTACACCGGGAGAATGGCATACCATTAAGATCATAAATAATGGAGATAAAATTCTGTGTTGTTACGATGATAGGTTTTATTTAGAAGTGAAAGATAACACTTTTGAGAAAGGCAAAATCGGCCTCTGGACAAAGGCCGATTCCATTACCTATTTTGATAACCTTGTTGTGAAGGCTTTAGAGTGA
- a CDS encoding chromate resistance protein: MYSLPVKASKERMRLWRKFRQLGAVSLKNSVYILPLTERTYENFQWLGQEIQSVGGEATLVKTNGIENLEDQDIIGLFNTARDADYRGIITACESLLKKITRGKEKTAAEGDVLNKELTPIEKKLKTLAEIDFFSAPLAKETKKLFLRCTKAVEAKRQRKHPGVLTPLRKEDFRKKRWITRKRPHVDRLATAWFIRRFIDPKANFSFQKAGDPLPGGFIPFDMVGVEFSHHGDDCTIETMLKRFGIKDPAAWEISRIVHDADLKDGKYGKEEAKAVILLLKGIMDIYDEDNILLEEGIQFFEYLYKGLKRA, from the coding sequence ATGTACAGCCTACCCGTGAAGGCCTCTAAGGAAAGGATGAGGCTGTGGCGGAAATTCAGGCAACTTGGGGCAGTTTCCCTGAAGAATTCCGTTTATATCCTCCCTTTAACTGAGAGGACTTACGAGAACTTCCAATGGCTAGGCCAGGAGATTCAGTCCGTGGGGGGAGAGGCCACCCTGGTGAAGACAAACGGCATAGAGAACCTAGAGGATCAAGACATTATCGGGCTCTTTAATACCGCAAGAGATGCGGACTATCGGGGAATAATAACGGCATGTGAATCCCTCCTCAAAAAGATTACTCGAGGGAAGGAAAAAACAGCTGCCGAGGGAGATGTTTTGAATAAGGAGCTAACTCCTATAGAAAAAAAACTAAAGACTTTGGCGGAGATAGACTTTTTCAGTGCTCCGCTCGCTAAAGAGACTAAGAAGCTCTTCCTCCGTTGCACAAAGGCTGTAGAGGCTAAAAGACAAAGAAAGCATCCCGGTGTGTTGACCCCACTGAGGAAGGAGGATTTTCGGAAGAAAAGGTGGATAACGCGCAAAAGACCTCATGTGGACAGGTTAGCTACTGCCTGGTTTATAAGGAGGTTTATTGACCCCAAGGCCAATTTCTCTTTTCAAAAGGCAGGAGACCCACTGCCTGGCGGGTTTATACCTTTTGACATGGTGGGGGTCGAATTCAGTCATCATGGGGATGATTGCACTATAGAGACCATGCTAAAGAGGTTTGGCATCAAAGACCCTGCCGCATGGGAAATTTCTAGGATTGTCCACGATGCCGACCTCAAGGATGGTAAGTATGGGAAGGAGGAGGCGAAGGCGGTTATTCTCCTGTTAAAGGGGATAATGGATATATATGACGAGGATAACATCCTGCTAGAGGAAGGTATCCAATTTTTTGAATACCTGTATAAAGGTCTGAAAAGGGCATGA